The following proteins are co-located in the Polystyrenella longa genome:
- a CDS encoding Nramp family divalent metal transporter: MSEPSPKKKLLARFGPGILVAATGVGAGDLAGGAIAGNKLGTSVLWAVLVGATLKFMLTEGLARWQLASGETLLEGAIKRFGRFTKPIFLVYLLVWSFFVGSALLNAIGVISATIAPITGLETTESKIVYGIVHSVVALLLVRRGGFQLFEKLMAVCIGLMFFVVMVITVLIHDDWFATLQGMVIPVIPTDHPEGLSWTVALIGGVGGTVTVLCYGYWIRESGEQSLDDLKSMRLDLGVGYVMTALFGMAMVIIGSHVESSATGTSLLLGLSDQLAGNPSLGSWSLVIKWLFLIGTWGAVFSSLLGVWQSVPYLFADFWNQSFARDKVTKITQELPTYKFYLYALATLPILGLFTKFEHAQKLYAVLGAFFVPMLAVILLLLLGSGRYLPGQGRNRRATNVALVLTLLFFLYLAAEQLAG, from the coding sequence GTGAGTGAACCGTCTCCGAAAAAAAAACTGCTGGCCAGATTCGGTCCCGGTATTCTGGTTGCCGCCACCGGGGTCGGTGCGGGTGATCTGGCGGGGGGAGCAATTGCGGGAAACAAACTGGGCACGTCCGTCCTCTGGGCAGTGCTCGTGGGAGCGACTCTCAAATTCATGCTCACCGAAGGGCTGGCCCGCTGGCAATTAGCCAGTGGTGAGACGTTACTGGAAGGGGCGATCAAGCGATTCGGTAGATTTACCAAACCGATATTTCTTGTCTACCTGCTCGTCTGGAGCTTCTTTGTCGGCAGTGCCTTGCTCAACGCGATTGGGGTTATCTCCGCCACTATTGCGCCGATTACAGGGTTGGAAACGACCGAAAGCAAGATCGTCTATGGCATCGTTCATTCGGTGGTTGCTCTCCTGCTGGTAAGGAGAGGAGGTTTTCAACTCTTCGAAAAGTTGATGGCGGTCTGCATCGGTCTCATGTTTTTCGTCGTCATGGTGATCACGGTGTTGATACACGACGATTGGTTCGCCACGTTGCAGGGTATGGTCATTCCCGTCATTCCGACTGATCATCCTGAAGGGCTGAGTTGGACAGTCGCGTTGATAGGCGGCGTTGGTGGAACGGTCACCGTGCTCTGTTACGGTTACTGGATTCGTGAATCGGGCGAGCAATCGCTCGACGATTTGAAATCAATGCGGCTCGACCTCGGCGTGGGTTATGTGATGACCGCTCTCTTTGGAATGGCGATGGTCATTATTGGGAGCCATGTGGAAAGCTCGGCGACGGGGACAAGTCTTCTACTCGGACTGAGTGATCAACTCGCTGGCAATCCGAGTCTGGGAAGTTGGTCCCTCGTCATCAAATGGCTGTTCCTGATTGGGACGTGGGGGGCTGTTTTCAGTAGTTTGCTCGGAGTCTGGCAGTCAGTTCCTTATCTCTTCGCCGATTTCTGGAATCAGTCCTTTGCCAGAGACAAAGTTACGAAAATTACCCAGGAGCTTCCGACTTATAAGTTCTATCTGTACGCCCTGGCGACGCTCCCAATTCTGGGACTCTTCACGAAATTTGAGCATGCCCAGAAACTCTATGCGGTGCTGGGCGCATTTTTTGTTCCCATGCTGGCTGTGATTCTGCTTCTTCTGCTGGGATCGGGGCGATACCTGCCGGGGCAAGGACGTAACCGTCGCGCTACCAACGTGGCCCTGGTGCTGACATTGCTGTTTTTTCTCTATCTGGCTGCCGAACAACTTGCCGGTTGA
- a CDS encoding 2-isopropylmalate synthase encodes MSGDIVTIFDTTLRDGEQSPGCSMNTAEKLEIAKALVELGVDVMEAGFPIASPGDFEAVSQIAQQYGDRTTICALARCRKEDIDRAWEAIKHAEKKRIHVFLATSAIHREHKLKMTKEDIIQRAVEMVKRAAGYCQDVEFSPEDAVRTELDFLTEVVERAIEAGATTVNIPDTVGYAVPSQYYNCIRHLKENVRNIEKAVISTHCHDDLGMAVSNSLAAVEAGARQIECTINGIGERAGNAALEEVVMALRTRSEFYKCSTNIDTKRLYPTSHLLTTITGMKVQRNKAIVGRNAFAHESGIHQHGMLQHSETYEIMKPEDVGYRGTSLVLGKHSGRHAFRNRLQELGYELDDSAFQRVFQDFINLADKKKEVYDADIVALIENQLGDTVDPWKMVSFHTSAGSGNIPTATIQLEDAEGKVHCDAATGDGPVDAVFWALERITGIAASLQDYQVRSVSHGKDALGEVDVEIIVGDRSYHGKGVSTDIIEASARAYLKALCRFEQQRLNDKPAVIEAP; translated from the coding sequence ATGTCGGGTGATATTGTCACCATCTTCGACACCACTTTGCGTGACGGCGAACAATCTCCGGGTTGCAGTATGAATACTGCCGAAAAACTGGAAATCGCCAAAGCGCTGGTTGAGCTGGGGGTCGACGTAATGGAAGCCGGATTCCCGATTGCCTCTCCCGGCGACTTTGAGGCGGTCAGTCAAATCGCCCAGCAATATGGCGACCGAACCACCATCTGTGCGTTAGCCCGTTGCCGTAAGGAAGACATCGACCGAGCGTGGGAAGCGATTAAACATGCCGAGAAAAAACGGATCCATGTTTTCCTCGCCACGAGCGCTATCCATCGCGAGCATAAACTCAAGATGACCAAAGAAGACATCATCCAACGTGCTGTCGAGATGGTGAAACGGGCCGCCGGGTATTGTCAGGATGTGGAGTTCTCTCCAGAAGATGCTGTCCGCACGGAACTCGACTTTCTCACCGAAGTTGTCGAACGCGCTATCGAAGCGGGGGCGACGACAGTCAACATTCCGGACACAGTCGGTTACGCTGTTCCCAGCCAATATTACAACTGCATTCGACACCTCAAAGAGAACGTCCGGAATATCGAGAAGGCCGTCATCAGCACACACTGTCACGATGACCTGGGCATGGCCGTTTCCAATAGCCTTGCTGCCGTCGAAGCGGGTGCACGGCAGATTGAATGTACGATCAACGGTATCGGTGAACGAGCGGGGAACGCCGCGCTCGAAGAAGTCGTTATGGCACTTCGCACCCGTAGCGAGTTCTATAAATGTTCCACGAACATCGACACCAAACGCCTCTATCCAACATCGCATCTCTTAACGACGATCACCGGTATGAAAGTGCAGCGGAACAAAGCGATCGTCGGTCGCAATGCGTTCGCTCACGAGTCGGGCATTCATCAACACGGAATGTTGCAGCACAGTGAGACGTACGAGATCATGAAACCGGAGGACGTCGGTTACCGGGGAACGAGTCTTGTTCTCGGGAAACATAGTGGCCGACATGCCTTTCGCAACCGGCTGCAGGAACTTGGCTATGAGCTCGACGACAGCGCCTTCCAGCGAGTCTTCCAGGACTTCATAAACCTGGCCGACAAAAAGAAAGAAGTCTACGATGCTGACATCGTCGCATTAATTGAAAACCAGTTGGGCGACACGGTCGACCCCTGGAAGATGGTCAGCTTCCACACTTCGGCTGGTTCAGGAAATATTCCTACAGCCACGATCCAACTCGAAGATGCTGAAGGCAAAGTTCACTGCGACGCCGCAACAGGCGACGGTCCGGTGGACGCGGTCTTCTGGGCACTCGAGCGCATCACGGGGATTGCAGCCAGCCTGCAGGATTACCAGGTTCGCTCGGTCTCTCACGGTAAAGACGCCCTCGGGGAAGTCGATGTTGAAATCATCGTCGGTGACCGCTCCTACCATGGTAAAGGCGTCAGCACCGACATCATCGAAGCGAGTGCCCGTGCTTACCTGAAAGCCCTGTGCCGCTTCGAACAACAACGGTTGAACGACAAACCGGCAGTGATTGAGGCCCCGTAA
- a CDS encoding M56 family metallopeptidase — protein sequence MTTEFYFAGSLLLTYLLHSTFTLGLAWLILRLSMARNPAIRETVWKIAAIAPLITVCLQTAITTQRWEIEPERLLSAFVLETVEERKPSYPLPDQELTSLSNHFDGERVREQGETLINDDGPEIASGNLTKLPVELDLINDNDNDSDEGASLPVLPLGYSAWFSTGMNLLWAVCLLIGGLGLWGIVHLLASYSYLNRALRKSQPLTEGPLFELLHDLLKRSHVRRLVHLYQLEEITEPAATGFRRGQILLPLGIEDELSHDELEAVLAHELAHLVRHDISWLWLGRILCWLCPFQPLNFVAHREWQRAAESMCDAWALSHGIDRFALARSLTSIASRTRTRPVPLVLTVTGSGGSQLTRRVEQLLEDDGLVPPSRWQHRLACIACLGTLAILLFVMPTIELSAETSSLKVTQTQTQSDDVQQDETVLNTAVSEYLQQIRTEANLLHAEAAEINNLSQTQPPAVREHTEKVHQQTEELNQRLEELQRRWDVLSNLSN from the coding sequence GTGACGACTGAATTCTACTTCGCCGGTTCACTGCTCCTGACCTATCTACTGCATTCGACGTTTACGCTCGGGCTGGCATGGCTCATTTTACGACTGAGTATGGCAAGAAATCCTGCTATTAGAGAAACGGTTTGGAAGATCGCCGCGATCGCACCGCTAATCACGGTTTGTCTCCAGACAGCCATAACGACCCAACGCTGGGAAATTGAACCTGAGCGGTTGCTTAGCGCCTTCGTCCTGGAAACAGTCGAGGAGCGGAAACCTTCGTATCCTCTGCCGGATCAAGAGTTGACCTCTCTTTCCAACCATTTCGATGGAGAGAGAGTACGTGAACAGGGGGAAACCCTTATCAACGATGACGGTCCTGAAATCGCCTCAGGCAATCTCACGAAATTGCCAGTCGAACTGGACTTGATCAATGACAATGACAATGACTCCGATGAAGGTGCGTCGCTGCCGGTGTTGCCCCTTGGCTACTCGGCATGGTTCTCCACGGGGATGAACCTTCTCTGGGCTGTTTGCCTGTTGATCGGTGGACTTGGACTTTGGGGAATCGTCCATCTACTCGCCAGTTATTCGTACCTCAACAGAGCATTGAGAAAGTCGCAACCGCTTACCGAAGGCCCCCTTTTCGAATTGCTCCACGACTTACTGAAGCGGAGTCACGTTCGCAGATTGGTTCATTTGTATCAGCTTGAAGAAATTACGGAACCGGCTGCGACTGGTTTTCGGCGTGGTCAGATTCTCTTGCCTCTCGGGATCGAAGACGAGTTGTCGCACGACGAACTTGAAGCCGTACTTGCACATGAACTGGCTCATCTCGTTCGGCATGACATCAGTTGGCTCTGGTTGGGCCGCATCCTCTGCTGGCTCTGCCCATTCCAGCCATTGAACTTCGTTGCGCATCGCGAATGGCAACGCGCGGCCGAATCGATGTGCGATGCCTGGGCTCTGTCTCACGGGATCGACCGATTTGCTCTCGCCCGTTCGCTGACTTCTATCGCCAGTCGCACCCGCACTCGGCCTGTTCCGTTGGTGTTAACAGTCACTGGATCGGGAGGCAGTCAACTCACCAGACGCGTAGAACAGCTTCTCGAAGACGACGGCCTCGTTCCGCCTTCTCGCTGGCAGCACCGTCTCGCTTGTATTGCCTGTCTGGGAACGCTGGCAATACTTCTGTTTGTCATGCCTACGATCGAACTTTCAGCGGAAACATCCAGTCTGAAGGTGACCCAAACCCAGACTCAGTCCGACGATGTTCAGCAGGACGAGACTGTGCTCAATACCGCGGTCAGCGAATACCTTCAGCAAATCCGTACTGAAGCAAACTTGCTTCATGCTGAGGCGGCAGAGATCAATAACTTATCACAAACACAACCGCCTGCCGTACGGGAGCACACAGAAAAAGTTCATCAACAAACGGAAGAACTCAACCAACGCTTGGAAGAGTTGCAGCGTCGATGGGATGTATTGAGTAATCTTTCGAACTGA
- a CDS encoding BlaI/MecI/CopY family transcriptional regulator translates to MPREVHLADLQLAIMQVLWDRDEATVADVRDQLEADGRKLAYTTVATMLTKLEKSGHVTRESKGRVLSYRPQLRRDQVSRSMVTDLAQKLFRGDLETMVSHLLEGCEVDQAELTRLKKLIRQKEREVKGDD, encoded by the coding sequence ATGCCCAGGGAGGTACATCTCGCCGATTTGCAGCTGGCAATCATGCAGGTGTTGTGGGATCGCGACGAGGCAACCGTCGCCGACGTGCGGGACCAGTTAGAAGCGGACGGGCGTAAACTCGCTTATACCACCGTCGCGACCATGCTGACCAAACTGGAAAAAAGCGGCCACGTCACCCGCGAAAGCAAAGGGCGTGTACTCAGCTATCGCCCGCAACTTCGCCGCGATCAAGTCTCGCGATCGATGGTCACCGACCTCGCTCAAAAGTTATTCAGAGGTGATCTGGAGACGATGGTCAGCCATCTCCTGGAAGGCTGCGAAGTCGATCAGGCTGAACTCACCCGTCTTAAAAAGCTGATCCGTCAGAAGGAACGGGAGGTGAAAGGTGACGACTGA
- a CDS encoding GntR family transcriptional regulator, with amino-acid sequence MFLRIEKGSAVPISRQISSQITALCLSEQLQPGDKLPSVRELARELTVNQNTILRVYEKLTAEGILDKRHGAGTFVADSPPLRQLKEQRELFFDEWQQLVRQGLSLGLTKAELKKMLSAALANDDTPVSSSS; translated from the coding sequence ATGTTCCTCAGAATTGAAAAAGGCTCGGCTGTTCCGATCTCCCGGCAGATCAGTTCGCAGATCACCGCCCTTTGTCTGTCGGAGCAATTGCAACCGGGCGACAAGCTTCCCTCAGTACGGGAACTCGCGCGAGAGCTAACCGTAAACCAGAACACGATTCTGCGTGTTTACGAAAAGCTGACTGCGGAAGGGATTCTCGACAAGCGTCACGGTGCGGGCACGTTCGTTGCCGACTCGCCACCATTGCGACAGTTGAAGGAACAACGTGAACTGTTCTTTGACGAGTGGCAGCAGCTCGTCCGACAGGGATTGTCGCTCGGTCTGACGAAAGCAGAATTGAAGAAAATGCTATCCGCCGCTTTGGCGAACGACGACACCCCTGTCTCTTCGAGTTCTTAA
- a CDS encoding ABC transporter ATP-binding protein: MSETVLQVNQLCKSYGKEQVLQNLSFNIEQGQIVALLGRNGAGKTTTIRALMGLIEPNSGDINLLGFSPQAQPIEIRKRIGYLAEDQKMYGWMTVIETIQFVSAFFENWDHNRVRTLLQQFELPPGARVKTLSKGQNIRLGLLLALAHHPQMVILDDPVLGLDPIMRKEFNRDLITHLQAENCTVLYSSHLLYEVEPIADVVMILNEGRILRQAATEELKEDVKRLIFSKGTAPLGSQKMRVIDVEQRAKHLALIVENFQEVKAELDKRRISYEVQDLNLDEIFEAYVSGRSELPYNQPDAVEV, from the coding sequence ATGTCAGAAACTGTACTTCAGGTAAATCAGCTTTGTAAATCCTACGGGAAAGAGCAGGTATTACAGAACCTTTCTTTCAATATAGAACAGGGACAGATCGTTGCCCTGTTGGGACGCAACGGAGCAGGAAAAACGACGACCATTCGTGCCTTGATGGGATTAATCGAACCGAATTCGGGAGACATCAATCTCCTTGGATTTTCACCCCAGGCTCAGCCAATTGAGATTCGAAAACGGATAGGTTACCTGGCGGAAGACCAGAAAATGTACGGTTGGATGACAGTGATTGAAACCATTCAATTCGTCTCCGCATTTTTCGAGAACTGGGATCACAACCGGGTCCGCACCTTGCTTCAGCAATTTGAACTTCCTCCGGGTGCCCGAGTGAAAACGTTATCCAAAGGGCAGAATATCCGCCTGGGGTTGCTGTTGGCACTCGCTCATCACCCGCAGATGGTCATCCTGGACGATCCAGTGCTCGGCCTTGATCCGATCATGCGAAAGGAATTCAACCGGGACTTGATCACCCACCTGCAAGCCGAGAACTGCACCGTCCTTTACAGCTCACATCTACTGTATGAAGTCGAACCGATTGCTGATGTCGTGATGATTTTGAACGAAGGCCGTATACTCCGGCAAGCGGCAACGGAAGAACTGAAGGAAGACGTCAAACGCTTGATCTTCTCCAAGGGAACGGCCCCGCTGGGAAGTCAAAAGATGCGAGTGATCGACGTGGAACAACGGGCCAAGCACCTGGCATTAATAGTAGAGAACTTTCAAGAGGTCAAAGCGGAGCTGGATAAACGCAGGATTTCCTACGAGGTGCAGGACTTAAACCTCGACGAGATTTTTGAAGCCTACGTCAGCGGACGATCCGAGCTTCCCTACAACCAACCCGATGCGGTCGAAGTCTAA
- a CDS encoding cob(I)yrinic acid a,c-diamide adenosyltransferase: MVYLNRIYTKSGDRGETSLGTGERVPKTAARIIAYGEVDELNSVLGVVLTTELPAEIQGTLTVVQNDLFDVGADLCMPESDEPREYEPLRVVASQPERLEAAIDHANESLEPLESFILPGGSPASAYLHLARTICRRAEISVLKLHAEEPVNSQVLIYLNRLSDLLFVYGRLANNNGRDDVLWVPGKNR, translated from the coding sequence GTGGTTTATCTCAATCGCATCTACACTAAAAGTGGCGACCGTGGCGAAACTTCTCTCGGAACGGGAGAACGTGTTCCCAAGACAGCGGCCCGCATTATTGCGTATGGAGAAGTCGACGAACTGAACTCGGTCCTCGGAGTGGTACTGACAACCGAGCTACCGGCAGAAATTCAGGGAACGCTTACTGTCGTACAGAATGATCTGTTTGACGTCGGGGCCGACCTCTGTATGCCGGAAAGCGATGAGCCACGGGAATATGAACCCTTACGCGTCGTGGCTTCCCAGCCCGAGCGTCTGGAAGCAGCCATCGACCACGCAAACGAAAGTCTGGAACCACTTGAGAGCTTCATCCTTCCCGGTGGCTCCCCTGCCTCGGCTTATCTTCACCTGGCCCGCACCATCTGTCGTCGCGCTGAAATCTCGGTGCTCAAACTACACGCCGAAGAGCCCGTCAACTCGCAGGTTCTTATCTACCTGAACCGACTATCGGATTTACTCTTCGTCTACGGCCGTCTCGCCAACAACAACGGTCGCGACGACGTGCTATGGGTACCGGGTAAGAACCGTTAG
- a CDS encoding tetratricopeptide repeat protein has protein sequence MIRHGRTLLLVVILSLLPGLIRAQDTPEASPAPEANPKVEMQELQSRLQQAVGRLNKVEQELRDLKLKTADFKTPPGQIPTDPEKQQLYLQLEHPYYGQTNASNNQRIKFFVANLTCLNLTEKPINISSDSLTLTVDGTEYKQVEDPKKLRNQAFQSEGQMFQLQKLSLLTNLTIQPGSARSTWVLFNELPYNQSVPDLKLTIKSDNHPPFEFSINEAAERRLDVAIEQIGPRKSLGLITVNGIVDNLSIGSLVEKVTKLTENRISRFVIRFAETGSISDASLQNWLLAQAQSAGSNAVTQLQAYPSFPVSIRELHIADLPDLDNHRTRSRTATNGTRVHATTAEAVEEALKSVYENLPRNELVEEIKTGHPFTRVVALKHGGARLMDDQLALVIDLADADDPAMQKAAIYALRHFNNETAFLKLEDLVRRNITGLSGLAIDSLAASRFGEAHQRLLSILNNEPPESKTEFVKILSQNPRPIWSETIYQFLTEETDNDYHSEALQALNRIGHPQLLDVLEKSLQNRDEEIQRIAFLILANRNDPESETLALNYTLQHLQTDPPTPEMHELLIQTKSQEAIPHLLPYLEKRNPERRNILRTLAQIGDQNVASKLTEIYPKLDTQEQAIALASLWELSSPAAVELSKQALASNEHSLMRAAINNLIEEGSEEAVALLIKSFEESNNPTSINYLLSAMEQLRTPEVKASLQRASLQGDRNKQRRAYEKLLIIWNSSPARQYLQMASLKMQEDDYEEALTDFTKAIEIDPELPTAWSGRGNAYLKLEKYKEAKDDFQKALVHDPRDQMAITGTALILVRQDDPEGAFAMLEKKEHFFEDGQLNTNYFVYNSACVYGVALELLRAKAGTEEAPENLESIAEEYETKAIEALRRSITNGFDELDWMRKDPDLNSLHDNEEFRKISDWPAAG, from the coding sequence ATGATTCGACATGGCCGAACCCTCCTCCTGGTAGTCATTCTTTCTCTACTCCCCGGACTAATACGCGCTCAGGATACGCCTGAAGCGAGCCCGGCTCCCGAGGCAAATCCAAAAGTGGAAATGCAGGAGCTGCAGAGTCGGTTGCAGCAGGCCGTCGGTAGACTGAACAAAGTCGAACAGGAACTGCGCGACCTGAAATTGAAAACCGCCGACTTCAAAACGCCTCCCGGCCAAATTCCAACTGATCCGGAGAAACAACAACTCTATCTGCAGTTGGAACATCCGTATTATGGTCAGACAAATGCATCCAATAACCAGCGAATTAAATTTTTCGTCGCCAATCTCACCTGTCTGAATCTGACGGAAAAACCGATTAACATCTCCAGTGACTCGCTCACTCTTACGGTGGATGGCACCGAATACAAACAGGTTGAAGATCCGAAGAAACTTCGCAATCAAGCTTTTCAGTCCGAGGGGCAAATGTTTCAACTTCAGAAACTTTCCCTGTTGACCAACCTGACGATCCAGCCCGGCTCCGCCCGCTCCACTTGGGTTCTTTTTAACGAGTTGCCTTACAACCAGAGCGTGCCTGATCTGAAACTGACAATCAAATCTGATAACCACCCACCTTTCGAATTCTCTATCAACGAAGCAGCTGAACGCCGGTTGGATGTGGCCATCGAACAGATCGGACCTCGTAAAAGTCTGGGGCTGATCACTGTGAACGGGATCGTCGACAACCTCAGTATTGGGAGCCTTGTTGAAAAGGTGACGAAGTTAACTGAAAACAGGATCTCTCGATTTGTGATTCGGTTCGCCGAGACTGGCTCAATCTCAGATGCTAGTCTGCAGAATTGGTTACTCGCACAAGCACAGTCTGCAGGAAGCAACGCGGTGACGCAGCTGCAAGCTTATCCTTCATTCCCTGTCAGCATTCGAGAACTACACATTGCGGATTTGCCCGATTTGGACAATCACCGTACTCGTTCTCGCACAGCGACCAACGGTACTCGAGTGCACGCCACAACTGCAGAAGCAGTCGAAGAAGCCCTCAAATCTGTCTATGAAAATCTCCCCCGAAATGAACTGGTCGAGGAGATCAAAACCGGTCACCCATTCACGCGCGTCGTTGCTCTCAAACATGGTGGTGCCCGGCTGATGGACGACCAACTCGCTTTGGTCATTGATCTGGCTGATGCCGACGACCCAGCTATGCAGAAGGCGGCTATTTACGCTCTTCGACATTTCAATAATGAAACAGCGTTCCTCAAACTGGAGGACCTTGTTCGTCGGAATATCACAGGCCTTTCGGGGTTAGCGATCGACAGTCTGGCAGCCTCCCGATTTGGAGAAGCTCATCAGCGTCTACTCAGTATTTTGAATAATGAACCTCCCGAGTCGAAAACAGAATTCGTCAAAATTCTCTCGCAGAATCCGCGACCTATCTGGTCCGAAACGATTTATCAATTCCTGACGGAAGAGACAGATAACGACTATCACTCAGAGGCGCTGCAGGCTTTGAACCGCATTGGACATCCCCAATTACTGGATGTGCTGGAAAAATCATTGCAGAATCGGGACGAAGAAATTCAACGGATCGCCTTTCTTATACTCGCCAACCGAAATGATCCTGAGAGTGAAACGTTAGCCCTCAACTATACACTCCAGCATTTACAAACAGATCCCCCAACACCCGAGATGCACGAGCTGCTCATTCAGACCAAAAGTCAGGAAGCGATTCCCCATTTGCTGCCTTACCTGGAAAAACGAAATCCGGAACGTCGCAATATTTTGAGAACCCTAGCTCAGATCGGTGATCAGAATGTGGCCTCAAAATTAACCGAGATTTATCCCAAATTAGATACTCAGGAACAGGCGATCGCTCTTGCCAGTTTGTGGGAATTGAGTTCTCCCGCAGCAGTCGAGCTTTCCAAACAGGCACTCGCGTCGAATGAACACAGTCTCATGCGTGCCGCAATTAATAATTTAATTGAAGAAGGCAGCGAAGAGGCTGTGGCACTACTGATCAAATCTTTCGAGGAAAGCAATAATCCCACCAGTATCAACTATCTGCTCAGTGCGATGGAACAGTTGAGAACCCCCGAAGTCAAAGCCTCACTTCAAAGAGCGAGCTTGCAGGGAGATCGGAATAAGCAACGTCGTGCTTATGAGAAACTGCTGATCATCTGGAACTCATCCCCCGCTAGACAGTATCTGCAAATGGCCAGCCTGAAAATGCAGGAAGATGACTACGAAGAAGCGCTCACCGACTTTACTAAAGCGATCGAAATCGATCCGGAGCTTCCAACAGCCTGGTCCGGTCGAGGAAATGCTTACTTGAAGCTGGAGAAGTATAAGGAAGCAAAAGACGACTTTCAGAAAGCACTCGTCCACGACCCTCGCGATCAGATGGCGATCACCGGGACGGCCCTGATTCTTGTTCGACAGGATGATCCAGAAGGTGCGTTCGCAATGTTAGAAAAGAAAGAACATTTCTTCGAAGACGGGCAACTCAATACAAACTACTTTGTCTATAACAGCGCGTGCGTCTACGGTGTCGCTCTGGAATTGCTCAGGGCAAAAGCCGGAACCGAAGAGGCCCCGGAGAACCTCGAGTCCATTGCTGAGGAATACGAGACGAAAGCGATCGAGGCCCTGAGGCGGTCCATCACGAATGGTTTTGACGAACTGGATTGGATGCGGAAAGATCCCGATCTCAATTCCCTGCACGACAATGAGGAATTTCGCAAAATATCAGACTGGCCGGCAGCAGGTTGA
- a CDS encoding aldose 1-epimerase — protein MKTITIEDQSSGSVANISLEYGFNCYSFLGVVQGKKVDVIDAAPEFPENGERPSGNGIPILFPYPNRISNGTYTWEGKEYHLPEGVVSYNNGSAIHGFCLDRPWRLIESDTNSALAQFKLSVDAPDRKDLWPADFILEVRYSISGAVLTADCRVLNCDDKPLPWGFGTHPYFKLPLVSSSHAGNCLVSLDAERQWELNDCLPTGQQVDVPEDKDLREGAYFDLLKLDDVYTGLGDKDQLECSIMDEDAGIQVAQRYGSIFREVVMFTPPGRDAICLEPYTCVTDAINLQQQGIDAGLQVLEPGQDCRFQIAIGVEEVVA, from the coding sequence ATGAAGACCATCACCATTGAGGACCAATCATCCGGCTCGGTAGCGAATATCAGTCTTGAATATGGATTCAACTGCTACTCGTTCCTGGGAGTGGTACAGGGCAAAAAGGTGGACGTGATCGACGCTGCCCCTGAGTTTCCGGAAAACGGTGAGCGCCCAAGTGGTAATGGTATTCCGATTCTGTTCCCCTATCCCAACCGTATCAGCAATGGAACCTACACCTGGGAAGGCAAAGAGTATCACCTGCCTGAAGGCGTTGTTTCCTATAACAATGGCAGTGCAATTCACGGTTTCTGCCTCGACCGCCCCTGGCGTTTGATTGAATCAGACACGAACTCCGCTCTCGCTCAATTCAAATTGAGCGTTGACGCACCCGATCGTAAAGATCTGTGGCCTGCCGATTTTATTCTCGAGGTCCGTTATTCCATCAGTGGTGCCGTACTCACTGCCGATTGCCGGGTGCTCAACTGCGACGACAAACCCCTTCCCTGGGGATTTGGAACGCATCCTTACTTCAAACTGCCCCTCGTTTCCTCTTCGCATGCAGGAAACTGTCTCGTCAGTCTTGATGCCGAACGACAGTGGGAACTGAACGACTGCCTTCCAACAGGTCAGCAGGTCGATGTTCCCGAAGACAAGGATCTCCGCGAAGGAGCCTACTTCGATTTGCTCAAACTGGATGATGTCTACACCGGCTTAGGTGACAAAGACCAACTGGAATGCAGCATTATGGACGAAGATGCGGGAATTCAGGTCGCTCAGCGTTATGGATCGATCTTCCGCGAAGTCGTCATGTTCACCCCACCCGGACGCGACGCGATCTGCCTCGAACCGTATACCTGTGTCACCGATGCTATCAATCTGCAGCAGCAAGGCATCGATGCCGGACTACAGGTTCTGGAACCAGGGCAGGATTGCCGGTTTCAAATTGCAATTGGCGTGGAAGAAGTCGTCGCCTGA